Proteins co-encoded in one Chitinophagales bacterium genomic window:
- a CDS encoding T9SS type A sorting domain-containing protein, with product MNRNFMSKLLLTSLFMLLGTYTLSAASFVVTSTADSGAGTLRQAVIDALANADVTDDITFDAATDGAAIVLTSGEIAISIPSTEDLTITGNGQLVTLIDGNANGRIFNISGGGIVVLESMDIFNGAVADNGGAILVSGSTTNLTIDDVAILESTASGAASTNGGGGIYNDGATVTIQNFSGVFDNVADGASGSGGGIFNGGTLIVTTSDIIGNVANRAGGGIEATAVSSTTLDDVFLNENNAGVAPAVAAPGNGGGMHITGAGTLTITGGTVNDNTASLEGGGLWNGSGTMTVDGTTIDGNTASGGAAADDGGGGIFNSGGTLDVDNATITNNIADGALGSGGGILNFGGTLTVDDSEISGNTSVRAGGGIEATAGTTNDLTNVTLDGNSTAMSPGNGGGMHITGAGDANIVSGTVSGNTASAEGGGLWNGAGTMTIDGTTIDGNTASGAGSDQGGGGIYNLSGTVAISNGAMITNNIADGAAGSGGGILNDVGATLTVNDSEISGNTSVRAGGGIEDNSGAGLGVELTNVTLDGNSTAMAPGNGGGLHITGAGDATIVSGTVSGNTASAEGGGLWNGSGTMTVDGTTIDGNTASGAGADQGGGGIYNLSGLVTVSNAMITNNVADGAAGSGGGILNDVGGVVDVDGSTISGNASVRAGGGIEDNSGAGLGILLTNVNLDDNSTAMAPGNGGGLHITGAGDATIVSGTVSGNTASAEGGGLWNGAGTMTIDGTTIDGNTASGAGADQGGGGIYNLSGTVAISNDAMITNNVADGAAGSGGGILNDVGATLTVDDSEISGNTSVRAGGGIEDNSGAGLGVVLTNVTLDGNSTAMAPGNGGGMHITGAGDSNVTGGTVSGNTASLEGGGLWNGVGTMTVDGTTIDGNTASGAALDQGGGGIFNAGGIVSVINATISNNVADGAAGSGGGILNDVGGILTVEDSEISGNSSVRAGGGIEDNSSVTAGTVTLNNVNLLGNSTGSSPGNGGGLHMTGPGTSMVTGGTVDGNTAAAEGGGLWNGSGMMTVDGTTVTNNIASGMAADNGGGGIFNAGGMLSVSNATITGNMADMGSGSGGGIFNDASGTLTVSDTEISGNSALRAGGGIEATDGTMTSLTDVVLNGNMAGSAPGNGGGMHITNAGNLTILRGTVNGNTAAREGGGLWNGSGTMTLTDVTVDGNTASGPSGDDGGGGIFNNGGTLEVTTSTISNNIADGAAGNGGGVHVNGGSATIQYSTISGNSTLGNGGGTFAVGTLSLKSVTVTNNTATNNGGGVAQSSGTATLSSTIVAANTSSDVAGMGTFNSLDYNLIGVDGSGLFTAQANDLVGTSGSPIDPFLNVLADYGGLTFTHELLCASPAIDAGDPADNSPDQRGIAVTSGQRDIGSFERDITPQPNLAGTGQVSNNSGTGQSVYVAEVCGGVMPYSVELIFSGGFASVQSYPSDDAGCINYQVVYGQGVEFTLTVTDAEGCSNKNVVFTNDGVETDPLPQISDVTTVPENCYQVDASFTITVEGGDNSCGIYTYNYSGPTSGSSDFTAPADDASADFTITGIPSGTYEVIVTDCAGTTVVREFFVGRNTGGGGRRGGCRGKIAKADIDGELFEGVKVYPNPFAASTTIEFSLVESTNIVAAVYTMDGREVARVFDGQAEAGQVYQLPFSSESLPTGMYVLQITTDSGTIHHEKLYIAK from the coding sequence ATGAATCGAAATTTTATGTCTAAACTTTTATTAACGTCCCTTTTTATGCTTTTGGGGACCTATACGCTGTCCGCAGCATCCTTTGTGGTGACAAGCACAGCCGATAGCGGAGCAGGAACACTCCGACAAGCAGTTATTGACGCTTTAGCCAATGCAGATGTTACGGATGATATCACTTTCGATGCTGCTACAGATGGAGCAGCCATTGTGCTTACTTCAGGTGAAATCGCTATCTCCATACCTTCAACAGAGGATCTAACCATTACAGGTAACGGTCAATTGGTAACACTAATTGATGGAAATGCCAATGGTAGAATATTCAATATTAGTGGTGGGGGTATAGTCGTTCTTGAAAGTATGGATATCTTCAATGGGGCAGTTGCCGATAATGGTGGTGCTATTTTAGTGAGTGGAAGTACTACTAATCTAACTATTGACGATGTAGCTATCCTTGAAAGTACTGCGAGCGGTGCTGCCTCAACAAATGGAGGCGGTGGTATCTACAATGATGGAGCTACTGTAACTATACAGAATTTTTCTGGTGTTTTTGATAATGTGGCAGATGGAGCATCTGGCAGCGGAGGGGGAATTTTTAACGGAGGAACCTTAATCGTTACCACAAGTGACATTATTGGCAATGTTGCCAACCGTGCAGGGGGGGGGATTGAAGCTACAGCAGTATCGTCCACTACTTTAGATGATGTTTTCTTAAACGAAAACAACGCAGGAGTTGCGCCTGCCGTAGCCGCACCAGGAAATGGTGGCGGAATGCACATTACTGGTGCTGGTACTTTAACCATAACAGGAGGAACCGTTAATGACAACACTGCATCTTTAGAAGGTGGTGGATTGTGGAATGGTTCAGGAACAATGACCGTTGATGGCACAACGATTGACGGCAACACCGCAAGCGGTGGAGCAGCAGCCGATGACGGTGGTGGTGGAATCTTTAACAGTGGTGGAACATTGGATGTTGACAATGCAACCATTACCAACAACATAGCAGACGGCGCACTTGGTAGTGGAGGTGGAATCCTCAACTTTGGCGGTACACTAACCGTAGATGATAGCGAAATTTCAGGCAATACATCTGTAAGAGCAGGTGGTGGTATTGAAGCTACTGCTGGTACTACCAATGATTTAACCAACGTAACTTTAGATGGCAACTCAACAGCTATGTCACCAGGTAATGGTGGTGGAATGCACATCACAGGTGCAGGAGATGCAAACATTGTAAGTGGTACAGTAAGCGGAAATACTGCATCTGCCGAAGGTGGTGGATTGTGGAATGGCGCAGGAACAATGACCATTGACGGAACAACGATTGACGGAAACACTGCAAGTGGAGCAGGTTCTGATCAAGGTGGTGGAGGAATCTACAACCTTTCAGGTACTGTCGCAATCTCGAATGGCGCAATGATTACCAACAATATAGCTGATGGTGCTGCTGGTAGTGGTGGAGGAATCTTGAACGATGTTGGTGCAACATTGACGGTAAATGACAGCGAAATATCTGGTAACACATCTGTCAGAGCAGGTGGTGGAATTGAAGACAATTCTGGTGCAGGTTTGGGAGTAGAATTAACGAACGTAACTTTAGATGGCAACTCAACTGCAATGGCCCCAGGTAATGGTGGTGGATTACACATCACAGGCGCAGGAGATGCAACTATTGTAAGTGGAACTGTAAGTGGAAATACCGCATCTGCCGAAGGTGGTGGATTGTGGAATGGTTCAGGAACAATGACCGTTGACGGCACAACAATTGACGGCAACACCGCAAGTGGTGCTGGTGCCGATCAAGGTGGTGGTGGAATCTACAATCTCTCAGGCCTTGTCACAGTTTCAAATGCCATGATTACCAATAATGTAGCAGATGGTGCTGCTGGTAGCGGTGGAGGAATCTTGAACGATGTTGGTGGTGTTGTGGATGTAGATGGCTCAACAATTTCTGGCAACGCATCTGTCAGAGCAGGTGGTGGAATTGAAGACAATTCTGGTGCAGGTTTAGGAATTCTCTTGACCAATGTAAACTTAGATGACAACTCAACTGCAATGGCCCCAGGTAATGGTGGTGGATTACACATCACAGGCGCAGGAGATGCAACTATTGTAAGTGGAACCGTAAGTGGCAATACCGCATCTGCCGAAGGTGGTGGATTGTGGAATGGCGCAGGAACCATGACAATTGACGGAACAACGATTGACGGAAATACTGCAAGTGGTGCTGGTGCTGATCAAGGTGGTGGAGGAATCTACAATCTTTCAGGTACTGTCGCAATTTCGAATGATGCCATGATTACCAATAATGTAGCGGATGGTGCTGCTGGTAGTGGTGGAGGAATCTTGAACGATGTTGGTGCAACATTGACGGTAGATGACAGCGAAATATCTGGCAACACATCTGTCAGAGCAGGTGGTGGAATTGAAGACAATTCTGGTGCAGGTTTGGGAGTAGTATTGACCAACGTAACTTTAGATGGTAACTCAACTGCAATGGCCCCAGGAAATGGTGGCGGAATGCACATCACAGGTGCGGGTGACTCCAACGTAACAGGTGGTACAGTTAGTGGCAATACCGCATCTTTAGAAGGTGGTGGATTGTGGAATGGCGTAGGAACCATGACAGTTGATGGAACAACAATTGACGGAAATACTGCAAGCGGAGCAGCCCTTGACCAAGGCGGTGGCGGTATCTTCAATGCTGGTGGTATTGTAAGTGTTATAAATGCAACGATTAGTAACAATGTAGCGGATGGTGCTGCTGGTAGCGGTGGAGGAATCTTAAACGATGTAGGTGGAATATTGACGGTAGAGGACAGTGAAATTTCAGGCAACAGTTCTGTAAGAGCAGGTGGTGGAATTGAAGACAATTCTTCAGTAACGGCTGGTACTGTTACCCTCAACAATGTAAATTTACTCGGAAACAGTACAGGTTCTTCACCTGGTAATGGTGGTGGATTACACATGACAGGCCCTGGTACTTCAATGGTGACAGGCGGTACAGTAGATGGAAATACAGCTGCTGCCGAAGGTGGCGGACTGTGGAATGGTTCAGGAATGATGACCGTAGATGGCACAACTGTTACCAACAATATAGCAAGTGGTATGGCAGCCGATAATGGTGGTGGCGGTATCTTCAATGCTGGTGGTATGCTAAGTGTTTCGAATGCAACGATAACTGGAAATATGGCAGACATGGGTTCTGGCAGTGGTGGTGGTATCTTTAATGATGCTTCTGGTACATTGACCGTTTCAGATACGGAGATTTCTGGTAACAGTGCATTGCGTGCAGGAGGTGGCATTGAAGCTACAGATGGTACAATGACTTCCTTAACCGATGTTGTTTTGAATGGCAATATGGCAGGTTCTGCACCTGGTAATGGAGGTGGAATGCACATCACGAATGCAGGTAATTTGACGATACTAAGAGGAACTGTGAATGGCAATACTGCTGCAAGAGAAGGCGGTGGATTGTGGAATGGTTCTGGTACAATGACCCTTACGGATGTAACTGTGGATGGGAATACGGCAAGTGGCCCTTCTGGTGATGACGGTGGGGGAGGAATCTTCAACAACGGCGGAACATTGGAAGTTACTACTTCAACGATTTCTAACAACATAGCAGACGGTGCTGCTGGTAATGGTGGTGGTGTTCATGTCAATGGTGGAAGCGCAACGATTCAATACAGTACTATTTCAGGCAACTCTACGCTTGGAAACGGTGGAGGTACTTTTGCCGTAGGCACACTAAGTCTTAAGTCTGTAACAGTTACAAACAATACCGCTACTAACAATGGTGGTGGAGTTGCACAGTCTTCTGGCACAGCTACTTTGAGTAGTACCATTGTTGCAGCTAACACATCTTCAGATGTAGCAGGTATGGGTACATTCAATTCATTGGATTACAACCTTATTGGAGTAGATGGTTCAGGACTATTTACTGCCCAAGCAAATGATTTGGTCGGTACAAGTGGAAGTCCTATTGACCCATTCTTGAATGTATTGGCAGATTATGGTGGATTGACTTTCACCCATGAATTGTTGTGTGCAAGTCCAGCAATTGACGCAGGTGACCCTGCTGACAATTCGCCTGACCAACGTGGTATTGCTGTCACAAGCGGCCAAAGAGATATTGGTTCATTTGAACGAGATATTACACCTCAACCTAATTTGGCTGGTACAGGTCAAGTATCTAACAATAGCGGTACAGGTCAAAGTGTATATGTTGCAGAAGTTTGTGGAGGAGTGATGCCTTACAGTGTAGAATTGATTTTCTCTGGCGGTTTTGCTTCTGTTCAAAGTTATCCATCTGATGATGCAGGTTGTATCAATTACCAAGTTGTGTATGGACAAGGTGTAGAATTTACATTGACGGTGACAGATGCAGAAGGTTGTAGCAACAAAAACGTGGTCTTTACCAACGATGGTGTAGAAACTGATCCGTTGCCACAGATTTCGGACGTGACTACTGTTCCAGAGAATTGTTATCAAGTAGATGCTAGTTTTACGATTACCGTAGAAGGAGGGGACAATAGTTGTGGAATATATACGTACAACTATTCAGGGCCGACAAGTGGTAGTAGTGATTTTACTGCACCAGCTGATGACGCTTCTGCCGATTTTACTATCACAGGAATTCCATCCGGTACTTACGAAGTAATTGTTACAGATTGTGCAGGAACTACTGTAGTTAGAGAATTCTTCGTTGGCCGCAATACTGGCGGTGGCGGTAGAAGAGGTGGATGTAGAGGCAAGATTGCCAAAGCAGATATAGATGGTGAATTGTTTGAAGGAGTGAAAGTTTATCCAAATCCTTTTGCAGCATCAACGACCATCGAATTTAGTTTGGTAGAATCTACAAACATAGTGGCCGCTGTTTATACAATGGACGGACGTGAAGTAGCAAGGGTTTTTGACGGACAAGCCGAGGCGGGTCAAGTGTATCAATTGCCTTTCAGCTCAGAAAGTTTACCTACTGGAATGTATGTACTCCAAATCACAACGGATTCAGGAACGATACATCACGAAAAATTATACATTGCTAAGTAA
- a CDS encoding DUF1015 family protein, with protein sequence MATIKAFRGYRPAKELAVKVASRPYDVLNREEAVAESNPYSYLHITRSEIDLPEVDNPYDKIVYKTAKKNFEQFVKDGVLKQDGVNCLYVYAQTMNGRQQIGLMTCTSIEDYQNDIIKKHEFTRPVKEQDRINHIATTRLHSGPVLMAYPQVNAIDAVMEQVTRRQTPEYDFTAEDGIQHTLWVIDDVSIIQTLVDLFDSEVEAIYIADGHHRAASSTKVGLQMREENENHTGKEGYNYFLSVLFPDNQLQIIDYNRVVKDLNGLSSDEFLQEIAKKFEVTEMGMAQVKPKQPYTFGMYLEGEWYELKARKGTYNTTDPIESLDISVLSNNLIAPILGIKDQRTDDRIDFVGGIRGVKELEKRVNSGEMQVAFSIYAVGIQQLIDVANSGNVMPPKTTWFEPKLRSGLVTHKF encoded by the coding sequence ATGGCAACAATTAAGGCATTTAGAGGATATAGGCCTGCAAAAGAATTGGCGGTAAAAGTCGCATCACGTCCTTATGATGTACTCAACAGAGAAGAAGCAGTAGCAGAGTCCAATCCATATTCTTATTTACACATTACCCGTTCAGAAATAGATTTACCAGAAGTGGATAATCCTTACGATAAAATCGTATATAAAACGGCAAAAAAGAACTTTGAGCAGTTTGTAAAAGATGGAGTGTTGAAACAAGATGGAGTAAACTGTTTGTATGTCTATGCCCAAACAATGAATGGCAGACAGCAAATAGGTTTGATGACCTGTACGAGTATTGAAGATTACCAAAACGACATCATCAAAAAGCACGAATTTACCCGCCCTGTCAAAGAGCAAGACCGCATCAATCACATTGCAACTACTAGATTACATTCAGGCCCCGTATTGATGGCTTATCCACAAGTAAACGCTATAGATGCAGTCATGGAACAAGTGACCCGCAGACAAACACCTGAATACGACTTTACAGCGGAGGACGGGATACAGCACACCCTTTGGGTCATTGATGATGTGAGTATTATACAGACTTTGGTAGATTTATTTGATTCCGAAGTTGAAGCCATCTACATTGCAGATGGACACCACCGTGCCGCATCTTCTACCAAAGTAGGATTACAAATGAGAGAAGAAAATGAAAACCATACAGGAAAAGAAGGGTATAACTATTTTCTTTCTGTTTTATTTCCCGACAACCAGCTGCAAATCATAGACTACAATCGTGTGGTGAAAGATCTAAACGGTTTAAGCTCTGATGAATTTTTACAAGAAATCGCCAAAAAATTTGAAGTAACCGAAATGGGCATGGCGCAAGTAAAACCCAAACAACCCTACACTTTTGGAATGTATTTGGAAGGAGAGTGGTACGAATTGAAAGCAAGAAAAGGAACTTACAATACCACAGACCCTATCGAATCTTTGGACATTTCAGTACTTTCCAACAACCTTATTGCACCGATTTTGGGGATCAAAGACCAACGAACAGACGATAGAATTGACTTTGTAGGAGGGATTCGTGGTGTGAAAGAATTGGAAAAACGGGTAAATAGTGGGGAAATGCAAGTGGCTTTTTCGATTTATGCCGTAGGTATTCAACAATTAATTGATGTCGCAAACTCAGGAAATGTAATGCCTCCCAAGACTACTTGGTTTGAACCCAAGCTGAGAAGTGGATTGGTTACACATAAGTTTTAA
- a CDS encoding fumarylacetoacetate hydrolase family protein: protein MKIYNTQKGIIIESSHSFYLVDENWDNFINDDDLLQKIHQRIAITPVIKNAQEIIDNYLLVPMQSQELWASGVTYFNSKLGRQEEAKEAGGGTFYARVYEADRPELFFKATAHRTVPSGGQVHIRKDSTWNVPEPELTLVITSNAKIVGYTIGNDMSSRSIEGENPLYLPQAKTYDACAALGPCIYVTNQTLPNDTSIKMKIKRIEEIIFEGNIQIQQMKRTPQELVEYLYRECSFPHGSLLMTGTGIVPTSEFTLKSADEIQISIDQIGTLINYVK, encoded by the coding sequence ATGAAGATTTACAATACTCAAAAAGGAATAATTATTGAATCCTCCCATTCCTTCTATTTGGTTGATGAAAATTGGGATAATTTCATCAACGATGACGATTTACTGCAAAAAATCCATCAACGAATAGCAATAACACCTGTAATCAAAAATGCCCAAGAAATCATTGACAACTATTTACTAGTTCCGATGCAAAGTCAAGAATTGTGGGCAAGTGGCGTAACCTACTTCAACAGCAAATTGGGGCGACAAGAAGAAGCCAAAGAAGCAGGAGGCGGAACATTTTACGCACGAGTTTATGAAGCGGACAGACCAGAATTGTTCTTCAAAGCTACCGCCCACCGAACAGTTCCATCAGGTGGCCAAGTACACATCCGCAAAGATTCAACTTGGAATGTGCCAGAACCTGAACTCACATTAGTCATCACCTCCAATGCCAAAATTGTAGGATATACCATCGGCAACGATATGAGTTCCCGAAGCATTGAAGGAGAAAATCCACTTTATTTGCCACAAGCCAAAACCTATGATGCTTGTGCAGCATTGGGGCCGTGTATTTACGTGACCAACCAAACATTGCCTAATGACACTTCTATTAAAATGAAAATCAAGCGAATAGAAGAGATTATTTTTGAAGGAAATATTCAAATCCAACAAATGAAACGCACACCTCAAGAACTCGTGGAATATCTTTATAGAGAATGTTCATTTCCGCATGGCAGTCTATTGATGACAGGTACAGGTATTGTACCGACCAGTGAATTTACCTTAAAAAGTGCGGATGAAATCCAAATTTCGATTGACCAAATCGGTACACTAATCAATTATGTAAAATGA
- a CDS encoding DUF1028 domain-containing protein: protein MKYLYQLLAFLLLSTSILFAQDTFSIVAVDTETGEVGSAGASCLDDIQFPGSGGVSIICRVYPGRGAINTQALWNAANQENAGQQLLEGKSPQEVITWLTANDVENNRHQRQYGIIDFDENGVPRTAGFTGQFTTAYKGHILGENYAIQGNILLGKQILDSMEVRFNRAEGSLAEKLMAALQGANVPGADKRCLEEGVSSLSAYIKVAKPTDSESNVYLDIVVPFTDFGVEPIDVLQEAFNEWLNPTDAPELQLPEPTIVRIHPNPINSQTVFEIENPNSIAPYVVQIFDASGKQLQKFYYNPLDTQLTVKQLGGKSGVYLYHVWQQDKLVAKAEFLIAD, encoded by the coding sequence ATGAAATACTTATACCAACTTCTAGCTTTCTTACTCCTTTCGACTTCAATACTTTTCGCACAAGATACTTTTTCGATTGTAGCCGTTGATACTGAGACAGGTGAAGTTGGGAGTGCAGGAGCATCCTGTTTAGACGATATTCAGTTCCCAGGCTCAGGAGGAGTTTCGATTATTTGCAGAGTATATCCAGGGCGAGGAGCCATCAACACACAGGCTCTTTGGAACGCAGCCAACCAAGAAAATGCGGGACAGCAATTATTAGAAGGAAAATCACCTCAAGAAGTTATCACTTGGCTAACTGCCAATGATGTAGAAAACAACCGCCACCAAAGACAATATGGGATTATTGATTTTGACGAAAATGGTGTTCCCAGAACAGCAGGTTTCACAGGACAATTCACCACAGCCTATAAAGGTCATATCCTCGGTGAAAACTATGCCATTCAAGGAAACATACTTTTGGGCAAACAAATCTTGGACTCCATGGAGGTACGGTTTAATCGAGCAGAAGGTAGCTTAGCAGAAAAACTCATGGCAGCCCTTCAAGGTGCAAATGTACCTGGTGCTGATAAGCGTTGTTTAGAAGAAGGCGTATCTTCTTTGTCTGCCTACATTAAAGTCGCCAAGCCTACTGATTCAGAGTCAAACGTTTATTTAGACATTGTTGTACCCTTCACCGATTTTGGAGTCGAACCCATTGACGTGCTACAAGAAGCCTTCAACGAATGGCTAAACCCCACCGATGCCCCCGAACTGCAATTGCCCGAACCCACCATTGTCCGTATTCATCCAAACCCCATTAACAGCCAAACTGTTTTTGAAATAGAAAACCCCAATTCTATTGCACCTTATGTTGTCCAAATTTTTGATGCATCAGGTAAACAACTGCAAAAATTTTACTACAATCCATTAGATACCCAATTGACAGTAAAACAATTGGGCGGCAAAAGTGGTGTATATTTATACCATGTTTGGCAACAAGATAAATTGGTGGCAAAAGCGGAGTTTTTGATAGCAGATTAA
- a CDS encoding IlvD/Edd family dehydratase, with translation MNKEKKLRSQEWFGGNDKMGFVHRSWLRNQGYPDDYFRGKPVIGICNTWSELTPCNGHLRDVAEIVKRGIVEAGGFPLEFPVMSLGETIMRPTTMLFRNLASMDVEESIRANPLDGIVLLTGCDKTTPSTIMGACSVDLPTIVVPGGPMLNGRFRGETIGSGSFNWMIKEKQKTENFDKADLLEAEVCAARSIGHCNTMGTASTMAAMSEALGLTLPGFSSIPAADSRKKVMQQLSGRRIVEMVKEDLILSKILTRKAFENAIVTNAAVGGSTNLIIHLIAIARRIGVELKLEDFDSIGSSIPLLVNLMPSGKYLMEDFFYAGGLPVVMKELGDLLHQNILTVNGKTLRENYTKAPCYNQEVISSIDHPFQKNAGIAVLKGNLCENGAVIKPSAASPKLMQHTGRAVVFESMEDYHARIDLPELDIDETCVIVLKGVGPKGYPGMPEVGNVDLPEKLILKGIKDMVRISDGRMSGTAYGTVVLHISPESSIGGTLAVVQNGDSITLDVPTRLLQLNISNEELAQRKAAWIAPEPLATRGYVRIYLDHVEQADLGADLDILVGGSGSKVERDLH, from the coding sequence ATGAACAAAGAAAAGAAACTACGCAGCCAAGAATGGTTTGGCGGCAACGATAAAATGGGCTTCGTACACCGTTCTTGGTTACGCAATCAAGGCTACCCCGACGACTACTTTCGTGGAAAACCTGTCATTGGCATCTGCAATACATGGTCAGAACTCACCCCTTGCAATGGTCATTTGAGAGATGTGGCTGAAATCGTCAAAAGAGGCATTGTAGAAGCAGGCGGATTTCCACTTGAATTCCCAGTCATGTCATTAGGCGAAACCATTATGCGCCCCACTACCATGTTGTTTCGCAATTTAGCAAGTATGGATGTAGAAGAATCCATCAGAGCCAACCCCTTAGATGGAATCGTATTGCTAACAGGATGCGACAAAACCACTCCTTCAACCATCATGGGGGCTTGCAGTGTGGATTTGCCCACCATTGTAGTACCAGGTGGCCCGATGCTAAATGGTCGCTTTCGAGGAGAAACAATCGGCTCAGGTTCATTTAATTGGATGATAAAAGAAAAACAAAAAACAGAGAACTTTGATAAAGCGGATTTGTTGGAAGCCGAAGTCTGTGCCGCACGAAGCATTGGCCACTGCAATACCATGGGAACGGCTTCAACAATGGCCGCTATGTCTGAAGCATTGGGGCTGACACTCCCAGGTTTTTCGTCTATTCCAGCAGCTGATTCCCGAAAAAAAGTAATGCAACAACTATCAGGCCGCCGCATCGTTGAAATGGTCAAAGAAGATTTGATTCTCTCCAAAATATTGACCAGAAAAGCATTTGAAAATGCCATCGTCACCAATGCAGCCGTTGGTGGTTCTACCAATTTAATCATCCATTTGATAGCCATTGCGAGAAGAATAGGTGTGGAGTTGAAGTTAGAGGACTTTGATTCTATTGGTAGCAGTATTCCCTTGCTTGTCAATCTGATGCCTTCTGGAAAATACTTGATGGAAGACTTTTTTTATGCAGGAGGATTGCCTGTGGTCATGAAAGAATTAGGTGATTTACTGCACCAAAACATTCTGACTGTTAATGGCAAAACTCTCCGAGAAAATTACACCAAAGCCCCATGTTACAACCAAGAAGTCATTTCAAGTATTGACCATCCCTTTCAAAAAAATGCTGGAATTGCTGTTCTCAAAGGAAACTTGTGTGAAAATGGAGCAGTGATAAAACCCTCCGCAGCTTCTCCAAAATTGATGCAGCATACAGGTCGAGCCGTTGTTTTTGAAAGCATGGAAGACTACCATGCCCGAATTGACCTGCCTGAGTTGGACATTGACGAAACTTGTGTAATCGTATTGAAGGGAGTCGGACCGAAAGGTTATCCAGGAATGCCCGAAGTTGGTAATGTAGATTTACCCGAAAAACTGATTTTGAAGGGTATCAAAGATATGGTACGTATTTCGGATGGCAGAATGAGTGGAACAGCTTACGGAACAGTTGTCCTACACATTTCACCTGAATCTTCCATTGGAGGTACATTGGCAGTCGTCCAAAATGGCGATTCCATCACCTTAGACGTTCCCACTCGCCTCCTACAATTGAATATTTCCAACGAAGAATTGGCTCAAAGAAAAGCCGCATGGATAGCTCCCGAACCTTTAGCAACAAGGGGTTATGTGCGTATTTATTTAGACCATGTAGAACAAGCAGACCTAGGAGCAGATTTAGATATATTGGTCGGTGGTTCAGGCTCTAAGGTAGAGAGAGACTTGCATTAA